The genomic DNA CGAACTCGAATTAATTGCCCGTTCGGGGTTTACTGCCTTTCCGCCACGCTTGCCAGAACAGCCGATCTTCTACCCAGTCTTAAACTTTGAATACGCGGAAAAGATTGCGCGGGAGTGGAACACCCGAAGTAATTCTTTTGCCGGGTTTGTCCTGCAATTTGAAGTCGCGGATGATTATCTTCAAAAATTCACAGTGCAAACGGTTGGAAGCTCAATCTGTCAGGAACTCTGGATTCCCGCAGAAGAATTAAAAGAGTTTAACAGCCACATCCAGGGCAAAATTCAGATTAAAGCAGCATTCTACGGCGAACAATTCGAGGGAGAAGTAAATCCCGAAACAAATTTACCGATCGCGCTGGAAAATTGGATAAGTTCGTAAATAGTCAAATGAAACGTTCCAATTTTTTAACTAATCTTAAAACGACTAAGGATAAGACCGCTCCGATGAAAGCGAGAGACCACAAACCGCAAGCCGCAGCAACCCCAAGCGCGGCAGAAACCCAAATTGCCGTTGCAGAGGTAAGTCCGATAACTTTCAATTCTCCCTTTTGCTCCCGACTCTGGTGAAAAATTTCCCCAGCCCCTACAAACCCAATGCCAGTAGCAATACCTTGAACGACGCGAGAAAGAGCATCGGGACTGCGTTCTGCCTCCCCCGTCAAAATAGGAATGAGGGTAAAAGTCGCCGCTCCGAGACTGACTAAAATATGTGTTCTCAGTCCGCCCGCTTTGTTATCGACTTGCCGTTCCATACCCAGGGCAGCGCCCACTATCATCGCGCCGCCGAGTCGAAGAGCGACACCCAACCAGTCGTGGTGAGAAAGAGCGTAATAAGCTGACAATGTTAGGCGCGATCGCGTGACTTAAACGCCCTATTGTAGCGCATTCAAGCGCTCTCGTTGCGATCTGAGCGACCAACCGCCTAACGATAATCACCCAGCTAAGGAGAAGGAGAATGCCCGTTAATACGAGGGAACCTCGTTCCGCCTCGCTGATGTCGGCGGCGGTTGCCAGTCGGATTTAAGGATGTAGAACAACAGAGAAGGGACGAACCAAAGAACATGAGCCAATCCTGACAAAATTGACTATACTCTATGCTCATTGGTTGTCTAATAGAAATACATCTATGGTAAAATAATGGGGAAGGGAAATTTATTGGCATTAAGGAGAGATTTCGGATGCAGGCAACCCTCCATCAGTTAAAAGTATTTGAGACCGTAGCGC from Oscillatoria sp. FACHB-1406 includes the following:
- a CDS encoding MgtC/SapB family protein gives rise to the protein MSAYYALSHHDWLGVALRLGGAMIVGAALGMERQVDNKAGGLRTHILVSLGAATFTLIPILTGEAERSPDALSRVVQGIATGIGFVGAGEIFHQSREQKGELKVIGLTSATAIWVSAALGVAAACGLWSLAFIGAVLSLVVLRLVKKLERFI
- a CDS encoding ADP-ribosylation/crystallin J1, whose product is MFLYRPVGLHELELIARSGFTAFPPRLPEQPIFYPVLNFEYAEKIAREWNTRSNSFAGFVLQFEVADDYLQKFTVQTVGSSICQELWIPAEELKEFNSHIQGKIQIKAAFYGEQFEGEVNPETNLPIALENWISS